Genomic DNA from uncultured Methanospirillum sp.:
TCACCCTTCTGAACAGCTGTCATCCCGGAATAGGACGGATCAGACTTTAGTTCACTTATCGCTCCACCATTGGCTGCATTTTGTGTTCCCAGGCTGACAAAGATAACCTGTGGATCCCACGCTACTATCTGCTCTTTGGTTACTGTTGCATAGTCCGTAACCCCGCTTGGAGCAACATCTTTTGCCACGTTATTTGCTTTTAAAAGAGTGAATGGCAGGTAATTCGGGTTGGTTCCATCAGTACCATGTTCACCTCTGTACGAAACGCCGCAAATGTAGACACGTTCTTCTGAAGATGGAACAGAGGATACCCGCTTTTGTATATCGGCATTTACAGCATCGAAATATGCAATCAATTCCTTGCACCGGGTTTCAGTTCCGAATATGGACGAGATCATCTCAAGTGATTTTTTCACTTTTTCCGGTTCATCTGCATAAATACCAGAATAAAACAGAACCGTGGGAATACCGGTTTTCTCCTGGATTTCGTTTGCAGCCTGCACATTATCCGGGCTCGAACCCGCAATAAACAGAACATCAGGATTTAGTGACATGATTTTTTCTGCATCTGCCACTCCGCTTTTTGATCCCGTTGGAGCAATCTTCAGGATCTCAGGGTGTGCAATGATGTACGGGCGTGGGTCAGTGATATATCCCGACTCTGAACTGTCTGACATGTCAACACCAACAAACCTACCTGGATCAATACCAAGGTAGGTGAAGTATCGCATCCCTCCCATACCATTTACGGCTATTCGTTCTGGATCTGCCGGAATGGTAACCTCTCTACCGAATGAATCGGTGACAGTCACCTGATTGGAAGAAGAAGCAGCATCAGATCCCATAACCGGACATATTATGCTTCCTACCGTAAGGAGAAAGAGCAATAAAACTAAGAAATATTTACTCATAAGTAACATATCCTTAGTTCAATTTTATTGGTTTTAAATCTAATTGTTTTGATTACGACGATCTAAAAATCCCTAATGACCTTTTTATTACTGTCAGACTTTTGATCGATAAACCCGGCTGACCGGTCCTTTCCGGTTTTCACCACCCATAACCGCCCTTACTCTAGCAACGGGGATCACGTACATTTCACCCCCGATATCCAGATAAAATCCTCTGCCGCTCTCAGATAACCTCGCTACTCCCGGGACAGGACCTGATAGATCGCTCTCTCCAAGCCCGGCTAATGTAGCGGTCACCTGCCCGGACGGGAGGGCAAACCTCCCGATTCCATCGATATAGATCACCAGATCCCCTTGAATCCTGATGATCCGTCCACAGAGTTCATACCCACGATCCTCACGGACTGTCTCAACAAACTCACCCATCTAGTTCACCTTACCCCGGGCAGATTCCTCTCCTGATGAATCACTGGATGGCAGGTTATCTACTCCCCGTATACTGGAAGAGTGATCACCGGCTGACCGGGCTTTCTCACGCTGATAGCAGGATTCACAGAGGTGTATCCTGGATGTTGGATCTGACCATGCAGCCTCGTTTGTCTGACAGAGATCGCATCGTCCGACAGAGGCATGCAGGGGAACCATATCTTCAGGATGGATCATCCCGGGAAGAGGTACGATGGCTGCTATCTCATGGGAAACAAGCCTCTCGTAGCATGATAAGCAGAGCATCCGAACCGGCTCAGCATCACTCCCGTGAACACGATCAGGACGTGTCCGGTACTGGGTCGGCCCCCTCTCACAGACAGAACACGGTACCTTTTCAGGAAATCCTTCTATATGAGCAAAATCACGCGACTTGAGAGACCTGATCGAGCAGCCTTGTGCAGGAGCATTGCTATCGGGGATCGATCTCTCAAGTGAAGACTGCTGCTTACTGAGAGCCCCGGGTACCTTGGCGGCGACCGTCGCTTCACTTCTGCCATGATCACCAGGGGGTTGATCTGAAGAGTCATCCGGATCAGATTGATCAGGATCAGTTCCATCCCCTGCAAGCCAGACAGAACCTCCTTTCAGCCATGCATCGTACAGGAACGGATCCCACAGGTACACCCGAGTATGTCGCATGGTGGTCTGCCCCTGATCGCCTTTTGTGACCGTCCGATCAAGAAACGAGACAGCAGGACATTTCGCAAGCAGCCCTGAATACACCTTCCCGTATGACTGATAGCCATGGAGAAGCTTACAGATCGTGCTGCATGTCCATCCGGTGATAGTCTGGATCTGCGAGACTGATATCTCTGCAACACCGCTTGTGGCTAACACATGCGTCAGAAGAGACTCCCGTTTTGTCAGTTTGTTTCCCTGAGCTCCGGTCTCACCATTCAATTCAACAAAGAGCCGGGATGCCTGATCAAAATCCTCCTCTGTTGCCAGTACACTGGTAACCCCGTTCACAACATGACGCTCCCGCTGCTGTTGGTATAGGGCCGCGTTCGTCCGGATCAGATCGAGCAGCATGTCAGGATTTCTTCGGTTTTCAGCGGACTGGAACCGAATTCTCCTGGCAAACGGGATGACAACCCAGACAGAAGAGAGATCTTCCCATAACGCCCTGCACACCGAGACAGTCTCGCTGATCCCGGCTGGGTTGTCGGGCATCTCTTCTGCACCTGCCAGTGCACGGTCCAGAACCTTCTGATCCTGCTCCTCGGTATCATCTATCCAGCAGGTCAGCATCCGGTTGATGACCTGGTCATCACCTGACCCTTCCACTTTTGCAATCCACCAGACACACCGCTGTGGAATCGTGCAGATCTGAGGCTTTCTATCTTTGTTTACCGTGCGGTACGGAAACGGCTTTTGAAATGAAGTCGTAACCCCCTTGAGGATCTCCTGCATCTGGTCAGAGAGGCTCACATCATCAAGGGTGATCACAGTCCCGGGAAGGAGATCCTCCATGTAAAAGAGGGCTTTGTCACT
This window encodes:
- a CDS encoding ABC transporter substrate-binding protein, whose amino-acid sequence is MGSDAASSSNQVTVTDSFGREVTIPADPERIAVNGMGGMRYFTYLGIDPGRFVGVDMSDSSESGYITDPRPYIIAHPEILKIAPTGSKSGVADAEKIMSLNPDVLFIAGSSPDNVQAANEIQEKTGIPTVLFYSGIYADEPEKVKKSLEMISSIFGTETRCKELIAYFDAVNADIQKRVSSVPSSEERVYICGVSYRGEHGTDGTNPNYLPFTLLKANNVAKDVAPSGVTDYATVTKEQIVAWDPQVIFVSLGTQNAANGGAISELKSDPSYSGMTAVQKGEVFGLIPENSMGSNYENALANSYFVGKILYPDQFTDIDPAKKADEIFTKVDGGSAFDQINKNEQGLVYQKIKF